The following coding sequences are from one Arachis hypogaea cultivar Tifrunner chromosome 7, arahy.Tifrunner.gnm2.J5K5, whole genome shotgun sequence window:
- the LOC112702739 gene encoding exocyst complex component EXO70B1-like, with the protein MGPLLNQIKMWLKHPQLWSFVRFASAVLGLLCYALSSSFNSLFGKWNMLKTFLYCVFSFIICTAVLFIKVSHGPGSLRLKAHLAFLVLMITSFYSFYFDKAVNGKPDAYSIASCAAFAVMFLGLSRHSNCGFELDLLYFFLAALTIQLTRIKWVFGILGACYSYALIMIHSGLDAQQGANGYHGVPEEPHVIQVDPPESLLNSSITQDSAITQVDSHSQEVNNDFALIKPGLLSSLKALKKQNRKLLGLLYGQSLMEPFDLDDNLLIDMLPCEIINNINETFKMALAAGYEKECCHLYSNCRREFLQQFLSELELKHTPEDHNVFITHNILSWNRTFKIALRVLFLYERRLCDRVFFGFSSVGDLSFVLACKELTTHLLNFVNTIVVDIRSPLAMFRRVVSMFEELNDMITELESLFPDQAGVSLRNDAIKARRRLGETIRDVFKNLENLIHCDSAIADVPGGIEPITCDVMNCLGAIVRVMPMIEKAFKEYPTTTCPSFPAKIAWMIELLENHLEAKYKIYTGTSLDYVTMMNNTMYIKLETLKHFPSARFMDFGRVKRYSFAEILGDNWIQKHTGEFQKNLEDYQRSSWDEVLGLLKLDNNNESLAKDVAIESMKEKLKLFNIQFEEICCTQSKWFVSYEIRKEIIVSVENMLLPAYGSFVGRLQDVLGKASYDYIQYGMLEIKARLNRLFLGGKRMSR; encoded by the exons ATGGGACCTTTGCTTAACCAAATAAAGATGTGGCTGAAGCATCCCCAACTATGGAGTTTTGTACGTTTTGCTTCAGCCGTACTTGGATTGCTCTGTTACGCTTTAAGTTCCTCCTTCAACTCTCTGTTCGGGAAATGGAACATGCTGAAAACATTTCTTTACTGTGTCTTCAGTTTCATCATTTGCACTGCAGTTTTGTTTATAAAG GTATCACATGGCCCAGGAAGTCTCCGACTAAAAGCTCATCTTGCCTTTTTGGTTCTGATGATTACATCTTTCTACTCCTTCTACTTTGATAAAGCCGTGAATGGAAAACCAGATGCATACTCTATAGCTTCTTGTGCTGCTTTTGCTGTGATGTTTCTTGGCTTGTCAAGGCATAGTAACTGCGGATTTGAACTGGACTTGCTCTATTTCTTTCTCGCGGCTCTAACAATACAACTCACGAGGATAAAGTGGGTTTTTGGGATACTTGGAGCATGTTATAGCTATGCtctcatcatgatccatagcggTTTGGATGCTCAACAAGGAGCGAATGGATATCATGGAGTCCCAGAAGAGCCTCATGTCATTCAAGTAGATCCACCAGAATCGCTATTAAATTCTAGCATTACTCAAGACAGCGCAATCACCCAAGTTGATTCGCATTCGCAAGAAGTCAATAATGATTTTGCTCTCATCAAGCCGGGCCTCTTGTCTTCTCTAAAGGCACTTAAGAAGCAGAATCGAAAACTTTTAGGCCTACTTTACGGCCAGTCCCTGATGGAGCCTTTTGATCTCGATGACAATTTGTTAATCGACATGCTTCCGTGTGAAATTATCAACAACATCAACGAAACTTTTAAGATGGCACTGGCTGCTGGATATGAAAAGGAGTGCTGCCACTTATACAGCAATTGTCGCAGGGAGTTCTTGCAACAGTTTCTTTCAGAATTAGAGTTGAAACACACACCTGAGGACCATAATGTTTTCATCACACACAACATTCTAAGTTGGAACAGAACTTTTAAAATCGCCCTCCGTGTACTATTTCTATATGAACGCAGGCTTTGTGATCGCGTCTTCTTCGGATTCTCCTCAGTGGGGGATCTATCTTTTGTGCTGGCTTGCAAGGAACTCACAACTCATCTACTAAACTTTGTGAATACAATAGTAGTTGACATCCGTTCGCCTCTAGCCATGTTTAGAAGAGTGGTGAGTATGTTTGAGGAGTTGAATGACATGATTACCGAGTTGGAATCATTATTTCCTGATCAGGCCGGTGTATCGCTGAGAAACGATGCAATCAAGGCAAGGAGGAGACTAGGTGAGACAATAAGAGACGTTTTCAAAAACTTGGAGAATCTGATTCACTGTGATTCAGCCATTGCGGATGTTCCAGGAGGCATTGAACCAATCACCTGCGATGTAATGAATTGTCTTGGTGCAATAGTAAGAGTCATGCCTATGATTGAGAAAGCTTTCAAAGAATATCCTACAACAACTTGTCCTTCATTTCCTGCCAAGATAGCTTGGATGATAGAGCTGTTGGAGAACCATTTGGAAGCCAAGTACAAAATTTACACTGGAACTTCTTTGGATTATGTGACCATGATGAATAACACTATGTATATAAAACTAGAGACACTGAAGCATTTCCCTTCTGCTCGATTTATGGACTTCGGCAGAGTCAAACGATATAGTTTCGCTGAAATTTTGGGCGATAATTGGATACAAAAGCACACCGGAGAATTCCAGAAAAACCTTGAAGACTATCAAAGAAGCTCATGGGATGAGGTGCTAGGCTTGTTGAAGTTAGACAACAACAACGAATCACTGGCAAAAGATGTAGCAATTGAGTCCATGAAAGAGAAGTTAAAGTTGTTCAACATTCAATTTGAGGAGATATGTTGCACTCAGTCTAAATGGTTTGTTAGCTATGAAATACGGAAAGAGATAATAGTATCCGTAGAAAACATGTTGTTGCCGGCATATGGAAGCTTCGTTGGAAGGCTCCAGGATGTTCTTGGCAAGGCTTCTTATGACTATATACAGTATGGAATGCTTGAAATTAAAGCTCGGCTGAATCGTTTGTTTCTCGGAGGCAAACGGATGAGTCGGTAG
- the LOC112702741 gene encoding uncharacterized protein, protein MKLIEIRRWLTQPHVWRFVGLGSSVVGLFCYAVSSSFNNLFGEWTFLKIFFYTQLSLIICIAIFYAKVWQSSRSLRFKGHMAFLVLTITSAYSFFLDNKAVKKKPDAFSLISCLAFSIMSLCLSRQIPCGFEVDLMYFFLGALIVQLMKIKLWLGILGVGFSYTLNILRSSLDENLHEGAGLQEDQRNVVIQVEEEEEEESISPQPPRFMSVIQELQRANWGLVEVLWCHLKEYLVDNDDQIPIPMTLVNDHNFLINALPPKAVDDLHEKVKLMIDSGFKNECSNQYNSWRREFLEMCLSMLRLKVTNKIEGVDERERIRSDVVTTLQKLANDFVTERRSSLTRLPSMVKVVGTLQDLIPELDDSVFAAQRSEAVSIMELETLEEATKDYYCTNIENLI, encoded by the exons ATGAAGCTCATCGAAATTAGGAGATGGCTGACGCAGCCACATGTATGGAGGTTTGTTGGTTTGGGTTCATCAGTAGTTGGTTTATTCTGTTACGCAGTTAGCTCCTCCTTCAACAATCTGTTTGGAGAGTGGACCtttctgaaaatatttttttacactcAACTCAGTTTAATCATCTGCATTGCAATCTTTTACGCTAAAGTTTGGCAAAGTTCAAGGAGCCTCCGGTTCAAAGGTCACATGGCATTTTTAGTGTTAACCATAACCTCTgcttattccttcttcttggataaCAAAGCTGTGAAGAAGAAACCAGACGCATTTAGCTTGATATCATGTCTTGCGTTTTCTATCATGTCGCTTTGCTTGTCAAGACAGATTCCTTGCGGATTTGAAGTGGATCTGATGTATTTCTTTCTCGGAGCTTTAATAGTACAACTCATGAAGATAAAGCTATGGTTAGGTATTCTTGGAGTAGGATTCAGCTATACTCTCAACATTCTTCGTTCTTCTTTAGATGAGAACTTGCATGAAGGAGCAGGACTCCAAGAAGATCAACGTAATGTCGTAATCcaagtggaagaagaagaagaagaagaatccatTTCTCCTCAACCACCAAGATTCATGAGTGTTATTCAAGAATTGCAGAGGGCTAATTGGGGACTTGTTGAGGTGTTATGGTGTCATTTGAAGGAATACCTTGTGGACAACGATGATCAAATTCCGATTCCAATGACACTGGTGAATGACCATAATTTTCTTATCAATGCGCTTCCGCCGAAAGCAGTCGACGACCTCCATGAAAAGGTTAAGCTGATGATAGATTCCGGGTTCAAGAATGAATGCTCGAACCAGTATAATAGCTGGAGAAGGGAGTTCTTAGAGATGTGTCTATCAATGTTGCGGTTAAAGGTTACCAACAAGATTGAAGGAGTTGACGAGAGAGAGAGGATTAGGAG CGATGTCGTAACTACCTTGCAAAAGCTCGCTAATGATTTTGTAACGGAGAGGCGTTCTTCGTTGACTCGTTTACCGAGCATGGTGAAGGTGGTTGGTACACTGCAGGATCTCATTCCAGAGCTTGATGATTCAGTGTTTGCTGCTCAACGCAGTGAAGCAGTCTCCATCATGGAGTTGGAGACATTAGAGGAAGCAACCAAGGATTATTATTGTACAAATATAGAGAATCTAATCTAA
- the LOC112702742 gene encoding uncharacterized protein, with protein MPTQNSYHLNQKRLWRFVGFMSCANGFLCYAKSSSFKHLFGEWNLLKIILYTLLSFSISTIMLFPKTCRLSRSFLLKAYVGVLVLLLTSLYSFFSDKSDNGKPDLLSMISNVSFALMSLSLSRQIDLGFEAELLNFFLGCLTIQLMKISLMLSIVAAIFCYSLTILRSKSESQSHVRTLRMQDHVTVDIDAANDDYLNAFQWSNDDGKKQMQDDGYSWRKYEENPLRRRGNQISFYRCSHPNCKVKKKVERTIGGEIIHVNYKGTHAHRNCKPKFPIKRNSSSESFYSLLPSEPSHTKIIDQSLAFNGDGQLDHDTAPESSSLSI; from the coding sequence ATGCCAACCCAGAATTCCTACCATCTAAACCAGAAAAGGCTATGGAGATTTGTGGGATTTATGTCATGTGCCAATGGATTTCTGTGTTATGCTAAGAGTTCCTCTTTCAAACATCTATTTGGGGAGTGGAACTTGTTGAAGATCATTCTTTACACCCTGTTAAGTTTCAGCATCAGCACCATCATGCTATTTCCCAAAACATGCAGGCTTTCAAGGAGTTTCTTGCTTAAAGCTTATGTGGGTGTTCTGGTTTTGCTTCTAACCTCTCTCTACTCATTTTTCTCTGATAAATCTGACAATGGAAAACCAGACTTACTAAGCATGATTTCGAATGTTTCTTTCGCTTTGATGTCTTTGTCCCTGTCGAGGCAAATTGATCTTGGCTTTGAAGCAGAGcttctcaacttcttccttggatGCCTAACTATTCAACTCATGAAGATCAGCTTGATGCTCTCCATCGTTGCAGCCATCTTTTGTTACTCTCTCACGATTCTTCGTTCCAAATCGGAATCTCAATCGCATGTGAGAACACTAAGAATGCAAGATCATGTAACAGTAGATATTGACGCTGCAAATGATGACTACTTAAATGCCTTCCAATGGAGTAACGACGATGGCAAAAAACAAATGCAGGATGATGGATACAGTTGGAGAAAATATGAAGAGAATCCATTGAGAAGAAGGGGAAATCAGATAAGCTTCTACAGATGCTCACACCCGAATTGCAAGGTTAAGAAGAAAGTAGAGAGAACAATAGGTGGGGAAATTATTCATGTAAACTACAAAGGTACTCATGCCCACCGTAATTGCAAGCCTAAATTTCCTATAAAGAGGAACTCATCGTCTGAATCTTTTTATTCACTTCTACCTTCAGAACCTTCCCATACTAAAATTATAGATCAATCATTGGCCTTCAATGGCGATGGACAACTGGATCATGATACGGCACCAGAGAGCTCATCATTATCAATATGA
- the LOC112701254 gene encoding uncharacterized protein has protein sequence MADNGVNQLTQAELLAQMAELQAEVRRLAELSTQNSTNKHDENGSKGSVKGSTDIFSINPPKQKLTLDNPFSEKINNYQMPKNFTLPSSLEPYKGIGDPWAHIKKFQSMMFFNGPNNEHVLCRAFPTYLDGAALLWFSKLPAGSISSFEELAKSFIDYFTAARIYVHGSDYLDTIRQGPQESLKDYMTRFAEATMEIPDLDPAVHLHALKAGLRPGKFRETIAVTKPKTLEEFQERAIGQIEIEELREAKRTERKPPKREEDRTTRSANNKDSRKPFKLTPKFDNYTRFNTKREKIIKEVLNAKIIKPPARAGSYQDQQFVDKSKHCAFHQKYKHTTDECVMAKDLLERLARQGLLDKYIEGRKHKESSRDQQDHHQTPGNKEDSKWSNNTPPKGIINCIFRGFTRGGETTSARKRSYRTMLAIEGAAPPNKKDVSDLNITFSQADIYSATLNLDNPVVISIQTGELLVRKVLLDPGSNAYVLFYSTFLKMKLSEKLMQPSSEELVGFFGERIPIKGYIWLKTMMGEDSLSRTIDIQYLIADCPIPYNIILGRPALNMFRAVISTLHLCVKFKAQDDKIATLQSDRQQARQCYNASLKRSDTRQKYEQEVEAIHTTKEVLSLAEPDP, from the coding sequence ATGGCCGATAACGGAGTCAACCAACTCACTCAAGCCGAGCTTTTGGCCCAGATGGCTGAGCTACAAGCTGAAGTCAGAAGGCTCGCCGAACTATCCACCCAAAACAGCACCAATAAACATGATGAGAATGGTTCCAAAGGCTCAGTCAAAGGTAGCACAGACATATTCAGCATTAACCCGCCAAAGCAGAAGCTGACCTTAGATAACCCCTTCTCCGAAAAAATCAACAATTACCAGATGCCAAAGAATTTCACACTGCCTTCCTCTCTCGAGCCATATAAGGGGATTGGTGACCCCTGGGCTCACATTAAGAAATTTCAATCCATGATGTTTTTTAACGGCCCTAACAATGAGCATGTGCTTTGCAGGGCTTTCCCTACTTACCTTGACGGTGCTGCATtactttggttttcaaaattacCTGCAGGTtcgatctcttcatttgaagagcTGGCGAAGTCCTTCATCGACTACTTCACAGCAGCACGGATATATGTACACGGATCAGATTACCTCGACACCATCCGCCAAGGGCCACAAGAAAGCTTGAAAGACTACATGACCAGATTTGCAGAGGCAACCATGGAGATACCAGATCTGGACCCTGCCGTCCACCTACATGCCCTTAAGGCCGGTCTCCGACCTGGAAAATTCAGAGAGACAATCGCGGTTACTAAGCCAAAGACGTTGGAAGAATTCCAAGAAAGGGCGATCGGACAGATAGAGATTGAAGAGCTCCGTGAAGCCAAAAGAACAGAAAGAAAACCTCCTAAGAGGGAGGAAGACAGAACGACAAGGTCGGCGAATAATAAAGACTCTAGGAAGCCCTTCAAGCTCACCCCAAAATTTGACAATTACACCAGATTCAACACAAAGAGGGAGAAGATAATTAAAGAAGTACTCAACGCTAAAATCATAAAACCTCCAGCAAGAGCAGGAAGCTATCAAGACCAGCAATTTGTTGACAAAAGCAAACATTGTGCCTTTCACCAGAAGTACAAACATACAACTGACGAGTGCGTGATGGCTAAAGATCTGCTAGAGAGATTGGCTCGACAAGGCCTCCTAGACAAATACATCGAAGGAAGAAAACACAAAGAAAGCAGCAGGGACCAACAAGACCACCATCAAACTCCGGGAAACAAGGAAGACAGTAAATGGTCAAACAACACTCCACCAAAAGGCATTATAAACTGCATATTCAGAGGATTCACGCGGGGAGGCGAAACAACCTCGGCACGGAAACGAAGCTACCGCACAATGCTGGCAATCGAAGGAGCAGCACCACCAAACAAAAAAGATGTGTCCGATCTCAACATCACcttcagtcaggcagatatataCTCGGCCACTCTAAACTTAGACAATCCAGTGGTAATCTCTATCCAAACAGGCGAGCTGTTGGTAAGAAAAGTCCTTTTGGACCCAGGTAGTAACGCATATGtacttttttattctacttttctAAAAATGAAACTATCTGAAAAACTCATGCAACCCTCATCCGAAGAACTGGTAGGATTCTTTGGAGAAAGGATCCCGATCAAAGGTTACATATGGCTAAAGACGATGATGGGAGAGGACTCATTATCACGAACCATTGATATACAATATTTGATAGCTGATTGCCCCATTCCTTACAATATTATTCTCGGAAGACCTGCTCTGAACATGTTCAGGGCAGTAATATCCACTTTACATCTATGTGTTAAATTTAAGGCACAGGACGACAAGATAGCTACACTCCAGTCAGACCGCCAACAAGCTCGGCAATGCTACAACGCAAGCCTAAAGAGGTCGGACACAAGACAGAAATATGAACAGGAAGTCGAAGCAATTCACACCACAAAAGAGGTTTTGTCCCTAGCCGAGCCTGACCCTTGA